The proteins below are encoded in one region of Methanosarcina barkeri 3:
- a CDS encoding COG1361 S-layer family protein, whose product MNTKNGLFITVTTLLILCWAVFPAQAAIPDNFDISKNYYSVYGGPDLNATLIGDNQYSRGDTVTLNLNMMNKGEISGFKSEKDADIGEYTDQMLQQSEMQYEAQATTAVGILATLKSDNPNIKVKSGSQEAGTLQQGKESASPTKFTVEINKDTPAGIYPLTLDLSYQYQSNVQVGGDDFDSTTGLVTNKEVGIWYENKTQTQTVNIEVKKEPHFEVTNVTGDLYPDEGGMLYVTYKNTGEETAKDATVRVSAADPFSTTDDQAYLGTLKPGDSEVAAFDMDVDDTATPKPYSLSSEIFYEDSDGHDQTSDTIKINTEVMAAKQSLPGFELGTGITFVALATCFVMFRRKKQN is encoded by the coding sequence ATGAATACTAAAAATGGGTTATTTATTACTGTCACAACTCTTCTGATCCTTTGCTGGGCAGTTTTCCCAGCTCAGGCAGCTATCCCGGATAATTTTGATATTAGTAAAAACTACTACTCAGTGTATGGAGGACCTGACCTTAACGCAACACTTATTGGAGACAACCAGTACTCCAGAGGAGATACTGTAACTCTCAATCTAAATATGATGAATAAGGGTGAAATTTCCGGCTTTAAATCTGAAAAGGATGCGGATATTGGAGAATATACGGATCAGATGCTGCAGCAGTCGGAGATGCAGTATGAGGCTCAGGCTACGACAGCAGTAGGCATTCTTGCTACCCTTAAATCTGATAATCCTAATATTAAAGTTAAGTCTGGATCTCAGGAAGCTGGTACTCTCCAGCAGGGAAAAGAGAGTGCAAGTCCGACAAAGTTTACAGTTGAGATTAATAAAGATACTCCTGCAGGTATATATCCTCTGACTCTTGACCTTTCGTATCAGTACCAGAGTAATGTCCAGGTAGGTGGAGATGATTTTGACAGTACAACAGGTCTTGTAACAAATAAGGAAGTAGGTATCTGGTATGAAAATAAGACTCAGACGCAGACAGTAAATATCGAAGTCAAGAAGGAGCCTCACTTTGAAGTTACAAATGTAACAGGTGACCTTTATCCTGATGAGGGCGGGATGCTCTATGTCACATATAAAAACACAGGAGAAGAAACTGCAAAAGATGCGACTGTTAGAGTTAGTGCAGCTGATCCCTTCAGTACCACTGATGACCAGGCTTATCTTGGAACTCTGAAGCCCGGAGATAGTGAAGTTGCTGCTTTTGATATGGATGTGGATGACACTGCTACTCCCAAGCCATACTCCCTGAGCAGTGAGATTTTCTATGAAGACTCTGACGGGCATGACCAGACCTCGGATACGATCAAGATCAATACCGAAGTTATGGCGGCAAAACAGTCTCTTCCCGGATTCGAGCTTGGAACAGGAATTACATTCGTAGCTCTAGCTACCTGTTTCGTAATGTTCAGGAGAAAGAAACAGAATTGA
- a CDS encoding COG1361 S-layer family protein → MIKVPIIKLRQNMINKFTTFALILLVVSVTALPALGEDDENNFIALDHGYTVDYYKSYGAPAIQASITGDPEFERGETADLKIKIANVGVISGFKRLNANQKRINDSIEETIALKEMGEEEEATTAKDIEATLQSETKYIEVESTGNFQNVQELETGHTAPLSYTIKVDGNIPAGNYDLLLPVTYQYQANVRTVTADAINLGITNVDYSREYKTKTEVLKIPISIKSEPKFEVTNVSGSLIQGESKVVNVTYKNTRETTAKDAFARIIVMSPLSTEKSTVRLGDIGPGEEKTASFEIKASQDATVKKYGVNSEIKYLDDDKNSKFSESMKVNLPVEATEEKFSVTGIAILLIIVIALYQIISVHRKRNHNDKNASGDENEY, encoded by the coding sequence ATGATAAAAGTGCCCATAATAAAATTAAGGCAAAACATGATTAACAAATTCACTACGTTTGCGTTAATTCTATTAGTAGTATCAGTGACTGCACTCCCAGCTCTCGGGGAAGATGATGAAAATAACTTCATTGCTCTTGATCACGGGTATACTGTGGATTACTACAAGAGTTACGGGGCGCCAGCAATACAGGCGTCAATTACAGGAGATCCCGAGTTTGAAAGAGGAGAAACTGCAGATTTAAAGATAAAAATCGCAAATGTCGGAGTTATATCCGGTTTTAAGAGGCTAAATGCAAATCAGAAAAGAATAAACGATTCAATTGAAGAAACAATTGCACTGAAAGAGATGGGAGAAGAAGAAGAAGCTACTACTGCAAAAGATATAGAAGCTACTCTTCAATCCGAAACGAAGTACATTGAAGTAGAGTCTACAGGCAATTTCCAGAACGTTCAAGAACTTGAAACCGGCCATACAGCGCCCCTTAGCTACACAATAAAAGTTGATGGCAATATCCCTGCTGGAAATTATGACCTTCTCCTGCCGGTGACCTATCAATACCAGGCAAATGTCCGAACTGTAACTGCGGATGCAATAAATCTGGGGATTACGAATGTAGACTATTCAAGAGAGTACAAAACGAAAACAGAAGTTCTCAAAATACCTATTTCCATAAAAAGTGAACCTAAATTCGAAGTAACCAATGTCTCTGGCAGTCTGATACAGGGTGAAAGTAAGGTTGTTAATGTTACTTATAAAAACACAAGAGAAACCACAGCAAAAGATGCTTTTGCGCGAATAATTGTTATGAGTCCTCTGAGCACTGAGAAATCTACAGTAAGATTAGGGGATATTGGACCTGGAGAAGAAAAGACTGCCAGTTTTGAAATTAAGGCCTCCCAGGATGCTACTGTAAAAAAATATGGCGTCAATAGTGAAATAAAGTACCTTGATGACGATAAGAATTCTAAATTTTCAGAAAGTATGAAGGTGAACTTACCTGTTGAAGCTACAGAAGAAAAGTTTAGCGTCACAGGAATCGCAATTTTACTGATTATAGTTATTGCCCTTTACCAGATAATAAGTGTGCACCGGAAACGAAACCACAATGATAAGAATGCATCAGGTGATGAAAATGAATACTAA
- a CDS encoding RND family transporter, translating into MKNIFEKLGFFIQNNRFSVLLIALLCIIIATQGAQLIEMKSGTETFVGKDSPLYQDYDHLYQKIFQTQSIVVMVEGNDVKNADVMKSVDRLEHQVQATDGVIETTSPASLIKMVNYQMTGKSELPDTDEEVKAIIDGNPDIFGQIISDNTHMVISVVMAGSASDKAQEDILTATEEAVKLADFPPSYNVIVTGDPAFSISMNKEMNSSMGMLLGLSAVFMVIVLLLVFRHVRWCLLPLPVVLLGIVYTFGAMGYLGIPMSMVSMSAFPILIGVGIDYAIQFHNRLEEELQEKGNKTTAVIETVKHTGPAVLIALAMTALGFFSLFTSTVPMIQDFGKLLMIGILMCYFASIFVGVITISLFDEYSDKNPLRKVASKIRPANSEKKKKSEGGDESDRLIGRILRRITNLTIKYDVVVLGIACLLCFGGLYLDQSVPIETDVQTFVPQDMPSLVDLRHMGDIMGGSDELNLIIKVEDTTNPDVLKWIDQFSEHEVASNGHIYSASSIVDLVKEYNGGVIPDTSQEIKNIYSEIPDSQKDRYMYGKNMLLLNFNIGNAVADIKVTGIKELSNIVKQDMQWMPAPPGTSVTITGNSVVFIEVITALTSGRIAMTFLGLILVLGGLLIVYRDWVKALVPIIPMLIVIGWSGGVMSSLNISYTPLTATLGALILGVGSEYAILMMERYFEEKDKGASPLEAIQMTSSKIGSAIVASGATTVFGFMALLASPFPMISDFGTVTVIDVLLALLATFVVFPPLIVTLDTWRDKRKGVRTAEKQTETKKQIQGAEI; encoded by the coding sequence ATTAAAAATATTTTTGAAAAACTGGGATTTTTTATTCAGAATAACCGTTTTTCCGTACTCCTGATAGCTTTACTGTGTATAATTATAGCAACGCAGGGAGCACAGCTTATTGAGATGAAATCAGGAACAGAAACTTTTGTCGGAAAAGACTCTCCTCTCTACCAGGATTATGATCACCTTTATCAAAAAATTTTCCAGACACAATCTATTGTGGTAATGGTAGAGGGCAATGATGTAAAAAATGCTGACGTGATGAAATCCGTAGACAGGTTAGAACATCAGGTCCAGGCAACAGATGGGGTAATTGAAACCACAAGCCCTGCTTCACTGATCAAAATGGTCAATTACCAGATGACAGGGAAATCTGAACTTCCGGATACCGATGAAGAAGTAAAAGCCATTATAGACGGAAACCCTGATATTTTTGGTCAGATTATTTCTGACAATACCCATATGGTGATTTCGGTAGTCATGGCAGGTTCAGCTAGCGACAAAGCTCAGGAAGATATCCTTACTGCCACTGAAGAAGCCGTTAAGCTGGCGGATTTTCCACCTTCTTATAATGTTATTGTTACTGGCGATCCAGCGTTCAGCATTTCCATGAACAAGGAGATGAATTCCAGTATGGGAATGCTTCTGGGGCTTTCAGCTGTTTTCATGGTTATTGTACTGCTTCTCGTTTTCAGGCACGTCCGCTGGTGCCTTCTTCCCTTACCGGTAGTTCTTCTCGGTATTGTTTACACCTTCGGAGCTATGGGTTATTTAGGGATTCCCATGTCCATGGTTTCGATGTCTGCATTCCCGATCCTTATAGGTGTAGGGATTGACTATGCCATTCAGTTCCATAACCGACTTGAAGAAGAATTGCAGGAAAAAGGGAATAAAACAACAGCAGTTATAGAAACCGTAAAGCATACCGGGCCCGCAGTCCTCATAGCTCTGGCAATGACAGCCCTTGGATTTTTCTCCCTTTTTACATCTACTGTGCCAATGATCCAGGATTTTGGAAAATTGCTCATGATAGGCATTTTAATGTGTTACTTCGCCTCCATCTTCGTAGGGGTTATAACGATTTCTTTATTTGATGAATACTCGGATAAAAATCCCCTGAGGAAAGTAGCAAGTAAGATAAGACCTGCAAACTCGGAAAAGAAGAAAAAGTCTGAGGGAGGAGACGAAAGTGATCGCCTGATAGGGAGAATTCTCCGGAGAATTACAAATCTAACTATCAAATATGATGTTGTCGTACTGGGTATCGCGTGTTTGCTCTGCTTTGGCGGCCTTTATCTGGACCAGTCCGTACCTATTGAGACTGATGTTCAAACCTTTGTGCCTCAGGACATGCCTTCACTTGTGGATCTCAGACACATGGGGGATATCATGGGCGGAAGCGATGAATTAAACCTCATCATCAAGGTTGAGGATACAACTAATCCAGACGTTCTTAAGTGGATTGACCAGTTTTCCGAACATGAAGTAGCATCCAATGGTCACATTTACAGCGCTTCGAGCATTGTAGATCTCGTAAAGGAATATAATGGAGGAGTAATCCCTGACACTAGTCAAGAGATAAAAAATATTTACTCAGAAATTCCTGACTCACAGAAAGACCGCTATATGTACGGGAAGAACATGCTTCTTCTTAATTTCAATATAGGGAATGCGGTTGCGGACATAAAAGTAACAGGTATTAAAGAGCTCTCGAATATTGTCAAGCAGGATATGCAGTGGATGCCGGCTCCGCCAGGTACCTCCGTCACGATTACCGGAAATTCGGTCGTCTTTATAGAAGTTATTACTGCTCTTACCAGTGGAAGAATAGCAATGACTTTCCTTGGCCTGATTCTTGTGCTCGGAGGTCTTCTTATTGTATACAGAGACTGGGTGAAAGCTCTGGTTCCTATAATCCCAATGTTAATAGTCATTGGCTGGTCAGGGGGAGTCATGAGCTCTCTTAATATCAGCTATACTCCTCTCACAGCAACCCTGGGAGCTCTGATACTTGGAGTCGGGTCCGAATATGCTATCCTCATGATGGAACGTTACTTTGAAGAAAAAGATAAAGGGGCAAGTCCTTTAGAGGCTATCCAGATGACCAGTTCCAAAATAGGAAGTGCAATTGTTGCTTCAGGAGCTACAACGGTATTCGGGTTCATGGCCCTGCTGGCTTCTCCTTTCCCGATGATTTCAGATTTTGGTACGGTTACGGTTATTGACGTCTTGCTGGCTCTCCTGGCAACCTTTGTAGTCTTTCCCCCTCTTATCGTTACTCTTGATACCTGGCGCGATAAAAGAAAAGGAGTCAGGACAGCAGAAAAACAGACAGAGACAAAAAAACAAATTCAGGGGGCCGAGATATGA
- a CDS encoding TrmB family transcriptional regulator has product MVLQIDPQLIRNLEKLGLTENEAKAYIGLVSLREATAREIHELTNVPRAKIYEILKVLAKKGYLEVRQGSPTYFRAVDPKKVIGEIKYEFISCAIETLGQLNELSYELPKTSPVWYIQSDWGIKNRIREIMAGVKEELIIFSTSPEFLQEFEPDIKKLERICNLILIVDKLDKFRSLPFEFKETDKEFADFMDNIIIDGIQYKEEFFMIADGKESIGVHSAGNRREAVIIKLPIVSYMQKMIYERVLEPGFIKKTKQLMS; this is encoded by the coding sequence ATGGTCTTACAAATTGATCCTCAGTTAATTCGCAACCTTGAAAAGCTAGGGCTAACCGAAAATGAGGCAAAAGCATATATCGGGCTTGTCAGTTTGAGAGAAGCTACAGCCCGTGAAATCCATGAACTTACAAATGTTCCGAGAGCCAAAATATATGAAATTCTTAAAGTGCTTGCGAAAAAGGGATATCTGGAAGTGAGACAGGGATCTCCAACTTATTTTCGAGCAGTTGATCCAAAAAAGGTAATCGGAGAAATAAAATATGAATTTATAAGCTGTGCAATTGAGACGCTTGGTCAGCTCAACGAATTAAGTTATGAACTTCCAAAAACTTCTCCTGTATGGTATATCCAGAGTGATTGGGGAATAAAGAACCGAATACGTGAAATTATGGCTGGAGTAAAAGAAGAACTAATTATTTTCTCGACCAGCCCTGAGTTTCTGCAGGAGTTTGAGCCGGATATAAAAAAACTGGAAAGAATCTGTAATCTAATTCTTATCGTTGATAAACTGGATAAGTTCAGGTCACTTCCTTTTGAGTTCAAAGAAACCGATAAAGAATTTGCAGATTTCATGGATAACATTATAATTGACGGCATCCAGTATAAAGAAGAATTTTTCATGATTGCCGATGGAAAAGAATCAATAGGTGTTCACAGTGCAGGGAACAGAAGAGAAGCAGTAATAATCAAACTGCCTATTGTCTCTTATATGCAGAAAATGATCTATGAAAGAGTGCTTGAACCAGGTTTTATCAAAAAGACGAAGCAACTAATGTCTTGA
- a CDS encoding MBL fold metallo-hydrolase: protein MNRVKIGDVIIEWLGHSGFLLEGDEKKIYIDPYDLSEEPDFEDKADILLITHEHSDHCSPEDIRKVRRSDSTTLIPENLSLQFKGDARRIAEGDVLADGLEIKGTRIEVVPAYNLDKPYHPRGLGVGYIVELGGIRIYHSGDCDFIPEMKNINADVALLPIGGTYTMDEEEAADAAAAISPKYVIPMHYGKPDMTDGDPEKFKALVHSKNPEINVIILNSRF from the coding sequence ATGAACCGGGTAAAAATTGGAGACGTTATTATTGAGTGGCTAGGCCATTCCGGCTTTTTACTTGAGGGAGATGAAAAGAAAATTTATATCGACCCTTATGACCTTAGTGAAGAGCCGGACTTTGAAGATAAAGCCGATATCCTATTGATCACCCATGAGCACTCTGATCACTGCAGTCCCGAAGATATACGAAAGGTCCGGCGGTCGGACTCAACCACCCTGATCCCTGAAAATTTATCCCTTCAATTCAAAGGAGATGCAAGGCGGATTGCTGAGGGGGATGTGCTAGCCGACGGGCTTGAGATCAAGGGAACCAGAATTGAAGTAGTTCCGGCTTATAATCTCGATAAACCTTATCATCCTCGTGGACTGGGAGTGGGATATATAGTAGAACTTGGAGGAATCAGGATCTACCATTCAGGAGACTGCGATTTTATCCCTGAGATGAAAAATATAAATGCCGATGTCGCCCTTTTGCCTATTGGGGGCACGTACACAATGGATGAAGAGGAGGCAGCAGATGCGGCTGCAGCTATCTCCCCAAAATACGTAATTCCGATGCACTACGGGAAGCCAGATATGACAGACGGTGATCCCGAAAAGTTTAAAGCTCTTGTACACAGCAAGAACCCTGAGATCAATGTTATTATTCTTAACTCCCGATTTTGA
- a CDS encoding ribonuclease P protein component 4, with amino-acid sequence MSRIARKQQKNLIQVIATQRMWRLFELAKSEHAEHPDRSERYVQLIRNISMRNRMSVPREIKSRICKHCYTFLVPGKNARYRLKEGYIVISCQRCGKEMRYPYKKHT; translated from the coding sequence ATGTCCAGAATAGCAAGAAAACAGCAGAAAAACCTGATTCAGGTAATTGCAACCCAGCGCATGTGGCGGCTTTTTGAGCTTGCAAAAAGCGAGCATGCAGAACACCCTGACCGCAGCGAGCGTTATGTGCAGCTTATAAGGAACATTTCTATGAGAAACCGGATGAGTGTTCCAAGAGAAATAAAAAGCAGAATTTGCAAACACTGCTATACTTTTCTCGTGCCCGGAAAAAATGCTCGTTACAGGCTGAAGGAAGGATATATTGTTATTTCTTGTCAGCGCTGCGGAAAAGAAATGAGATATCCTTACAAAAAACACACATGA